In a single window of the Montipora capricornis isolate CH-2021 chromosome 11, ASM3666992v2, whole genome shotgun sequence genome:
- the LOC138023207 gene encoding E3 ubiquitin-protein ligase TRIM71-like, whose amino-acid sequence MDVQQLFKNLKKEAECPLCIETVKNPKTLPCLHSFCLGCLDRHATFARRQLKATIKYPVCQTSFQIPETDTFENLPSSFHLNRSVDVLEDGSAQSQRCNSCDENNTATCYCFVCQDFLCASCFEAHQRLKASRGHRNVLMEKLQAQDVQELIHRPVMCSQQYHEDQPLEFYCEDCKVLICHKCTVVSHDRHSKTDIQKAAQEQKMQMSDAVAKVKAEMVSYESEIKKQTALRNKNKVEILNEEKKMTDTVEKVIRDLREHERKMKDKFREIYEAEQKHHATRLENFELVATQLKSCFERCQSIVDRNFSVEILQTNHAILGHCNELLNVRKPDLYLSPHVHYLVEKKLDLMDRVVVSKTDPSKCLAEGQDSKEVKERKETYFVIVTKDSEGFQCYQQDDKIKVDILTPEGDQLKTDIKDTKDGKYKVTYTPQCAGQHRVEILVNGQPLTGCPWIVQVHQHEYQFAFQFGSKGKGRGEFDGINDIDVSDKTRTIAVAEVRNKRIQLLSSEGKFRSEIKIHGTPWSVAFTDSGDLLTLFPESDNKLRLFSEEGHFIKHINDKHLDNPLQLSIASDGRIIITDWLDKKIKVLSPDGNDLLQFFGAPDCDESPYYAIYDQDKFFVSYYSAKSVKVFDKTGVYLYDIGCEGSNDGQFDGPFGLVIDKYNRLIVSDARNHRLQLFSLSGKFLSKIDGQYFKNGFPSTIAINSGGNLIVADVGNSLISIFH is encoded by the coding sequence ATGGATGTTCAacagcttttcaaaaatcttaaAAAGGAAGCAGAATGCCCATTGTGCATAGAGACTGTCAAAAATCCCAAGACATTACCATGTCTTCACTCATTCTGCCTGGGGTGTCTCGACAGACATGCAACTTTTGCAAGGAGACAGCTAAAAGCGACAATCAAATATCCGGTTTGCCAGACTTCATTCCAAATTCCGGAAACAGACACCTTCGAGAATTTGCCGTCATCGTTTCATCTCAACCGATCGGTGGATGTTCTAGAAGATGGCAGCGCACAGTCTCAAAGATGCAACAGTTGTGACGAAAACAATACGGCAACATGTTACTGTTTCGTGTGCCAGGATTTTCTGTGCGCATCTTGTTTTGAAGCTCACCAACGCTTGAAGGCCTCAAGGGGTCATCGCAATGTTTTGATGGAGAAACTGCAAGCGCAAGATGTGCAAGAGTTGATCCATAGACCCGTGATGTGTTCACAGCAATATCATGAAGATCAACCCCTCGAATTTTACTGCGAAGACTGTAAAGTTCTGATTTGTCACAAATGTACTGTAGTGAGTCATGATCGACACTCTAAGACAGACATTCAGAAAGctgcacaagaacaaaagatgcaaatgtCCGACGCTGTGGCCAAAGTGAAAGCGGAAATGGTCAGTTATGAGagtgaaattaagaaacaaactgctctaaggaacaaaaacaaagtggaaattttgaacgaggaaaagaaaatgacagacaCTGTGGAAAAAGTGATTCGTGATTTGCGAGAACACGAGAGGAAAATGAAGGACAAATTTCGTGAAATTTATGAAGCGGAACAAAAACATCACGCAACACGACTGGAAAACTTCGAGCTGGTTGCCACCCAGCTGAAAAGCTGCTTCGAACGCTGTCAGAGTATCGTGGATAGAAACTTCAGCGTCgaaattctacaaacaaatcacgCCATCCTCGGACATTGTAACGAACTGTTAAATGTAAGAAAACCCGATCTTTACCTGTCGCCACATGTACATTACTTGgtggaaaagaaattggatCTTATGGATCGAGTTGTTGTCAGCAAGACTGATCCCTCAAAGTGCTTAGCTGAAGGCCAAGACAGCAAGGAAGTAAAAGAGAGGAAGGAGACATATTTCGTCATTGTTACAAAGGATTCAGAAGGATTTCAATGTTATCAACAAGATGATAAAATCAAAGTCGACATATTGACTCCAGAAGGTGATCAACTAAAAACAGACATTAAAGACACCAAAGACGGGAAATACAAAGTGACATACACACCACAGTGTGCCGGACAACACAGAGTAGAGATTCTCGTTAATGGACAGCCGCTGACTGGTTGTCCTTGGATTGTGCAGGTTCATCAACATGAATATCAATTTGCCTTTCAGTTTGGTTCAAAAGGGAAGGGACGAGGAGAATTTGATGGCATTAACGACATTGATGTGAGTGACAAAACGCGAACGATTGCTGTTGCAGAAGTGCGGAATAAAAGAATTCAACTGTTAAGCTCAGAAGGAAAGTTTCGAAGTGAGATAAAAATTCACGGTACACCTTGGTCTGTGGCATTTACAGACTCTGGCGACCTGCTGACTTTATTTCCGGAAAGCGACAATAAGCTTCGTCTGTTCAGTGAGGAGGGGCACTTCATCAAACACATCAATGATAAACATCTTGATAATCCACTTCAACTTTCCATTGCGAGTGATGGTCGTATAATCATAACTGACTGGTTAGACAAGAAAATCAAGGTCCTCTCCCCTGACGGGAATGACTTGCTCCAATTCTTCGGTGCCCCAGACTGTGATGAATCCCCATACTACGCTATTTATGACCAGGACAAATTCTTCGTTTCTTATTACTCTGCTAAATCTGTCAAGGTATTTGACAAAACAGGAGTGTATTTATATGACATTGGCTGTGAGGGTTCCAATGATGGCCAGTTTGATGGTCCTTTTGGACTGGTTATTGACAAGTACAACCGACTGATTGTGTCTGATGCACGTAACCATAGGCTGCAACTCTTCAGCCTGAGCGGCAAGTTTTTGAGTAAAATTGATGGACagtatttcaaaaatggctttcCTTCTACCATTGCTATAAACAGTGGTGGGAATCTCATCGTAGCCGACGTGGGCAACAGCTTGATTTCTATTTTCCATTAA
- the LOC138023543 gene encoding E3 ubiquitin-protein ligase TRIM71-like — translation MDVQLLFKNLKKEAECPLCIETVKNPKTLPCLHSFCLECLNRHANVARRQLKATIKCPVCQTLFQIPETDTFENLPSSFHLNRLVDVLALEDGSVQSQRCNSCDENNTATCYCFVCQDFLCASCFKAHQRLKATRGHRNVLIDKLQAQDVQELIQRPVMCSQQYHEDQPLEFYCEDCKVLICHKCTVVSHNRHIMTDTQKAVQEQKMQMSDAVAKVKAEMVRYESEIKKQTDLKNKNKIEILNEEKKMTDTVEKLIRDLREHERKMKHKFREIYEAEQKHHATRLENFELVATQLKSCFERCKSILERSFSVEILQTNHAILGRCNELLNVRKPDLYMSPHIHYLVETKLDLMDRVVVTKTDPSKCLAEGQDSKEVKERKETYFVIVTKDSEGFECYQQDDKIKVNILTPEGDQLNTDIKDTKDGNYRVTYTPQCAGQYRVEIFVNGQPLTGSPLILQVHQHQYQFVFQFGSKGKGRGEFDGIFDIDVSEKTGTIAVADVRNERIQLFTLEGKFRSEIKLDGEPCSVAFTDSGDLLTLVPRSDNKVRVFSEEGHFIKHINDKHLDKPGSLSIASDGRIIITDWSDKKIKVLSLDGNDLLQSFSAPDRDKFPDCAIYHQNKFFVSYLFVNCVKVFDKTGVYLHDIGCEGSNDGQFDGPHGLVIDKYNRLIVCDSRNRRLQLFTPGGKFLSKIDRQYFQKGFPSYVAINSGGSLIVGDYVNSLISLFH, via the coding sequence ATGGATGTTCAGCTGCTTTTCAAGAATCTTAAAAAAGAAGCAGAATGCCCATTGTGCATAGAGACAGTTAAAAATCCCAAGACATTACCATGTCTTCACTCATTCTGCCTGGAGTGTCTTAACAGACATGCAAACGTTGCAAGGAGACAGCTAAAAGCGACAATCAAATGTCCGGTTTGCCAGACTTTATTCCAAATTCCCGAAACAGACACCTTTGAGAATTTGCCGTCATCTTTTCATCTCAACCGATTGGTTGATGTTCTGGCTCTAGAAGATGGCAGCGTACAGTCTCAAAGATGCAACAGTTGTGACGAGAACAACACCGCAACATGCTACTGTTTCGTGTGCCAGGATTTTCTGTGCGCATCTTGTTTTAAAGCTCACCAACGCTTGAAGGCCACAAGGGGTCATCGCAATGTTTTGATCGACAAATTGCAAGCGCAAGATGTGCAAGAGTTGATCCAAAGACCCGTGATGTGTTCACAGCAATATCATGAAGATCAACCCCTCGAATTTTATTGCGAGGACTGTAAAGTTCTGATTTGCCACAAATGTACTGTAGTGAGTCATAATCGACACATCATGACAGACACTCAGAAAGCTGtacaagaacaaaagatgcaaatgtCCGACGCTGTGGCCAAAGTGAAAGCGGAAATGGTCAGATATGAGagtgaaattaagaaacaaactgacctaaaaaacaaaaacaaaattgaaattttgaacgaggaaaagaaaatgacagacaCTGTGGAAAAATTGATTCGTGATTTGCGAGAACACGAGAGGAAAATGAAGCACAAGTTTCGTGAAATTTATGAAGCGGAACAAAAACATCACGCAACGCGACTGGAAAACTTCGAGCTGGTTGCCACCCAGTTGAAGAGCTGCTTCGAACGCTGCAAGAGTATTTTAGAAAGAAGCTTCAGCGTCgaaattctacaaacaaatcacgCCATCCTCGGACGTTGTAATGAACTGTTAAATGTAAGAAAACCCGATCTTTACATGTCGCCACATATACATTACTTGGTGGAAACGAAATTGGATCTTATGGATCGAGTTGTTGTCACGAAGACTGATCCCTCAAAGTGTTTAGCTGAAGGTCAAGACAGCAAGgaagtaaaagaaaggaaggagaCCTATTTCGTCATTGTTACCAAGGATTCAGAAGGATTTGAATGTTATCAACAAGATGATAAAATCAAAGTCAACATATTGACTCCAGAAGGTGATCAACTAAATACGGACATTAAAGACACCAAAGACGGGAACTACAGAGTGACATACACACCACAGTGTGCCGGACAATACAGAGTAGAGATCTTTGTGAATGGACAGCCGCTGACTGGTAGTCCTTTGATTTTGCAGGTTCATCAGCATCAATATCAATTTGTCTTTCAGTTTGGTTCAAAAGGGAAGGGACGAGGAGAATTTGATGGCATTTTCGATATTGATGTGAGCGAGAAAACGGGAACAATTGCTGTTGCAGATGTGCGGAATGAAAGAATTCAACTGTTTACCTTAGAAGGAAAGTTTCGAAGTGAGATAAAACTTGATGGTGAACCTTGTTCTGTGGCATTTACAGACTCTGGTGACCTGCTGACTTTAGTTCCGAGAAGCGACAATAAGGTTCGTGTGTTTAGTGAGGAGGGTCACTTCATCAAACACATCAATGATAAACATCTTGATAAACCAGGTAGCCTTTCCATTGCGAGTGATGGTCGTATAATTATAACTGACTGGTCGGACAAGAAAATCAAGGTCCTCTCCCTTGATGGGAATGACTTGCTCCAATCCTTCAGTGCCCCAGACCGTGATAAATTCCCAGATTGCGCTATTTATCACCAGAacaaattctttgtttcttatTTGTTTGTTAATTGTGTCAAGGTATTTGACAAAACGGGAGTGTATTTACATGACATTGGCTGTGAGGGGTCCAATGATGGCCAGTTTGATGGTCCTCATGGACTCGTTATTGACAAGTACAACCGACTGATTGTGTGTGATTCACGTAACCGTAGACTGCAACTCTTCACCCCGGGCGGCAAGTTTTTGAGTAAAATTGATAGACAGTATTTCCAAAAAGGCTTTCCTTCCTACGTTGCTATAAACAGTGGTGGCAGTCTCATAGTAGGCGACTACGTCAACAGCCTCATTTCTCTTTTCCATTAA